From a single Cryptococcus neoformans var. neoformans B-3501A chromosome 3, whole genome shotgun sequence genomic region:
- a CDS encoding hypothetical protein (HMMPfam hit to zf-NF-X1, NF-X1 type zinc finger, score: 86.6, E(): 6.2e-23), whose translation MSESSSTPSRQPPPHMSKTVPAATTAHTPTQTGPVPGDGAFLLNQKNHYRRNNGHSHRNGGQGRRDKGKGREIVVDGTAAKGEKSQLDGDGLVPIARSSATTSQSSGRRGSGPEEGKHVNGSGGESNFQQLSEDIPHGRKARELQNGEGREAPGPSKLCIDYSLNPWVGEDEASIISTQSSQSGSQRSNVPPGPSNVPIPGGPVARMHPRQNQRFNKPSLVVRVNGQANCNGMNGNDRSHARVNGRQKHGVVQDGVSVTDESVTPNSSRGKGRTPNSRPLPDLQSRTRAAPSVEMQRTLKAVKIPQLQQIAPMDPSAPAFVPGAALLASELDENPLPSREEAFAEGSKEKRSRKKPPKKEKSDIVARQTGSTSVSRRTAFEQSTKLTSMNPKDGRTLKPGKLDEPAQGVVRAEQKQRKKAAQESDDLVARLTKGLRNRPFVECPICFNSITPSQAIWCCLPPDRPPEVNSATLVPNPITGSTSAASHYSACYTPFHLECVKDWAERSLQEEDERVRGGLKEPEEVVWRCPGCQKRRSEAPKDYRCFCGRLSHPATSLSAPHSCGDSCGRTRQKCAHPCPLPCHPGPCPPCNIALIVPCPSHSIPITVKCSSATSNNAALSPVCDDTCGKPLGCGHKDHICPELCHYGPCQPCMEKEVVKCYCGEEEKEVECGWNRSQGKLCARLIDEGIEETWEGRFNCGKPCEQLYDCGIHMCHETCHPHAVTPYPCPLSPSIVTHCPCGATPLSSLPGFPRPDCLAPIPTCAKRCPKVRPCGHPCPNNCHSGECPPCHEEIVRSCRCGQSQILVPCDVLRERMANGLGDVTCERVCKALRNCGRHECGRLCCPLWEQVKFRNKKQRNEDNDIYPDDDLHKCQLICGKTLSCGRHSCPKPDHKGPCGRCLQASYDEVCDNVEIKGSTDFLPSWFAIAVEQSSILLLHVAPRSTVLSLVLDPHLLVVIQKYPINVMKRRNALLVPTSLLNHVHVVRILLSRMYDVPRTAFPVVNLAANFSLVVSTNARSCVIDLESAIPVIKFVANPSQFASILVQRRAMPQRSARKMIHVKLLLPRLVLAATSKAALHVAHPKPTRGAENLISSSAIRNPGERNQEVYEDELKLFAVGNHKFVKMVETTFEEFFKGPRQMMILPHMPAAKRTFVMALADHYRLTRELIDQEPNRSVQIRRRIDTRIPKPLLSSVVQPSSTPQPRLVTTMPSAWGKTSR comes from the exons ATGTCAGAGTCATCGTCTACTCCTTCCCGTCAGCCTCCTCCCCATATGTCCAAAACGGTTCCTGCGGCAACAACAGCACATACGCCCACACAAACAGGGCCAGTACCGGGCGATGGCGCATTCTTGCTGAATCAAAAGAATCATTACCGGCGCAATAATGGACACAGCCACCGTAACGGAGGCCAGGGTCGGAGAGATAAGGGGAAGGGGCGAGAAATTGTTGTCGATGGAACAGCTGCGAAAGGGGAGAAGTCACAGttggatggggatggacTTGTGCCAATTGCCAGATCAAGCGCGACAACTTCTCAATCTAGTGGAAGGCGTGGTTCAGGTCCTGAGGAGGGCAAACATGTGAACGGAAGCGGGGGGGAATCCAATTTTCAGCAGCTGTCCGAAGATATACCACACGGCaggaaggcgagggagCTTCAAAACGGCGAAGGTAGAGAAGCACCAGGTCCGTCGAAGTTATGTATCGACTACAGCCTCAACCCTTGGGttggcgaggatgaagcaTCAATAATAAGCACGCAATCGTCTCAATCGGGCTCCCAACGATCGAACGTTCCGCCTGGCCCAAGCAATGTGCCAATTCCCGGCGGCCCTGTCGCCCGAATGCATCCACGACAGAATCAACGGTTCAACAAACCTTCGCTGGTTGTGCGCGTCAACGGTCAAGCCAACTGTAACGGAATGAATGGTAATGATCGTTCCCATGCTCGAGTCAATGGCAGGCAAAAGCACGGCGTGGTTCAGGATGGAGTTTCTGTTACCGACGAAAGCGTGACGCCAAATTCCTCCCGAGGGAAAGGTCGTACGCCGAATTCCCGACCTCTTCCCGACCTTCAATCACGTACTCGTGCTGCTCCTTCTGTTGAAATGCAACGTACTCTAAAAGCTGTCAAGATTCCACAATTACAGCAAATTGCACCCATGGATCCTTCTGCGCCTGCATTCGTCCCAGGTGCTGCATTGCTAGCATCGGAGCTTGATGAGAatcctctgccttctcGGGAAGAAGCTTTTGCAGAAGGTTctaaggagaagagaagtaGGAAGAAACCccccaagaaggagaagtcCGATATCGTCGCGCGGCAAACTGGATCCACGTCTGTCAGCAGAAGGACAGCATTTGAGCAATCCACAAAACTCACCTCCATGAATCCcaaggatggaaggacaTTGAAGCCTGGGAAGCTGGATGAACCTGCTCAAGGCGTTGTAAGAGCTGAACAGAAACAACGGAAGAAGGCGGCGCAGGAATCAGATGATCTGGTGGCAAGGTTGACCAAGGGCCTCAGAAATCGCCCATTCGTTGAATGTCCTATT TGCTTTAATTCTATCACTCCTTCGCAAGCTATATGGTGTTGCCTCCCCCCTGATAGACCACCGGAGGTAAACTCCGCCACTCTCGTTCCAAATCCTATCACTGGCTCAACTTCAGCAGCATCGCATTATTCAGCTTGCTACACACCCTTCCATCTTGAATGTGTCAAGGACTGGGCAGAAAGAAGTttgcaagaagaagatgaaagggTGCGTGGTGGTTTGAAAGAACCAGAAGAAGTTGTATGGAGATGTCCAGGTTGCCAGAAGAGACGCTCGGAGGCCCCCAAAGATTATCG CTGCTTCTGCGGTCGATTGTCACACCCTGCAACTTCACTTTCCGCCCCTCATTCTTGTGGTGATTCTTGCGGTCGTACAAGGCAAAAATGCGCGCATCCATGTCCGTTGCCATGTCATCCTGGTCCATGTCCTCCTTGCAATATCGCACTTATTGTACCGTGCCCTTCTCACAGCATTCCAATCACTGTCAAGTGCTCTTCCGCTACATCAAATAATGCTGCATTGTCTCCTGTCTGCGACGATACCTGTGGCAAACCTCTTGGATGTGGTCATAAGGATCATATTTGCCCCGAACTGTGCCACTATGGGCCTTGTCAGCCATgtatggagaaggaggtcgTGAAGTGTTACtgtggtgaagaagagaaagaggtggaATGCGGATGGAATAGATCACAGGGAAAGCTTTGCGCGCGGTTGATAGATGAAGGAATAGAAGAGACATGGGAAGGGAGGTTTAATTGTGGAAAGCCATGCGAGCAGCTGTATGACTGTGGTATTCACATGTGTCATGAG ACTTGTCATCCGCACGCAGTTACACCTTACCCTtgtcctctctctccatcaaTCGTGACCCACTGTCCCTGTGGAGCTACTCCTCTCTCATCACTTCCTGGGTTCCCTCGACCAGACTGCCTCGCGCCCATCCCAACATGTGCGAAACGATGTCCCAAGGTGCGACCATGTGGCCACCCCTGTCCAAATAATTGTCATTCTGGTGAATGCCCGCCGTGTCACGAAGAAATTGTTAGGTCATGCCGATGTGGGCAGAGTCAAATCTTGGTGCCTTGTGACGTTTTGAGGGAAAGAATGGCAAATGGGCTCGGTGACGTAACTTGTGAAAGAGTCTGTAAAGCGTTGAGAAA CTGCGGTCGTCACGAATGTGGTCGATTATGTTGTCCTCTCTGGGAACAAGTCAAGTTCCGAAACAAAAAACAGCGTAACGAAGATAACGACATATACCCTGATGATGATCTGCATAAATGCCAGCTTATATGTGGCAAGACTCTGAGCTGTGGTCGACACTCATGTCCCAAACCTGATCACAAGGGTCCTTGTGGTCGATGTCTTCAGGCTTCCTACGATGAGGTATGTGATAATGTGGAAATAAAGGGATCAACTGACTTTCTTCCTAGCTGGTTTGCCATTGCGGTCGAACAGTCGTCTATCCTCCTGTTGCATGTGGCACCAAGATCAACTGTGCTTTCCCTTGTGCTCGACCCGCATTTGCTTGTGGTCATCCAAAAATACCCCATCAATGtcatgaagaggaggaatgcCCTCCTTGTCCCTACCTCACTGTTAAACCATGTGCATGTGGTAAGGATCCTGCTGTCAAGAATGTACGATGTTCCCAGGACCGCGTTTCCTGTGGTCAACCTTGCGGCGAACTTCTCTCTTGTGGTTTCCACAAATGCCAGAAGCTGTGTCATCGACCTGGAGAGTGCGATTCCTGTAATCAAGTTTGTGGCAAACCCAAGTCAATTTGCAAGCATCCTTGTACAGCGACGTGCCATGCCCCAGCGAAGTGCCCGGAAAATGATCCATGTCAAGCTATTATTACCCAGACTTGTGCTTGCGGCCACCTCCAAAGCCGCACTTCATGTGGCGCATCCAAAGCCAACCCGAGGAGCCGAGAACTTGATCAGCTCAAGTGCAATTCGGAAT CCAGGGGAGAGGAACCAGGAAGTTtatgaagatgagctgAAACTCTTTGCGGTTGGAAACCACAAATTTGTCAAAATGGTGGAGACCACATTTGAAGAATTCTTTAAAGGACCAaggcagatgatgattcTTCCTCACA TGCCAGCGGCCAAGAGGACATTCGTCATGGCTCTTGCAGACCATTACCGCCTGACTCGCGAGCTAATCGATCAGGAGCCCAATCGATCTGTTCAAATTCGCCGCCGTATCGACACACGTATCCCAAAGCCTCTCCTCAGCAGCGTCGTTCAACCATCTTCTACTCCCCAGCCACGCTTAGTGACTACCATGCCAAGTGCTTGGGGCAAAACGTCGCGTTAG
- a CDS encoding hypothetical protein (Match to ESTs gb|CF183669.1|CF183669, gb|CF183668.1|CF183668; HMMPfam hit to RA, Ras association (RalGDS/AF-6) domain, score: 48.3, E(): 2.1e-11; HMMPfam hit to SAM, SAM domain (Sterile alpha motif), score: 44.4, E(): 3.2e-10; HMMPfam hit to SH3, SH3 domain, score: 43.2, E(): 7.4e-10), with translation MAATVTSPTTASPVVSVLQWDEDAVVSYLSSIGLGQYEAAIHEHGIAGDVLVALDHETLQDMGMSSVGHRLMLLRAVYELKMEQGLEIGDDEWRPPEIEDRDRLEAGRLLEVVRQQQERLSLIERDHDLLRAALEERGISVPHVQYETEETLAGSISRRPDELGRSNSYKWRDFKDSDSAELAPSTSKPRPEQLFPASLASSALASSLNAPLSSNSATFHDSFTPTTSNHNYVDSPVASNADRRDGRPINRVLTESSNLASSTSSSPSMTPPALSSQSLSASSTKLSSYPSVSSSAPVPGPSTHSANPSDRERSRAKDAARSAAKSFRVTLEDPCWKVLPAALKKYKINDDWRLYALFICYDSTGESTERCLSYDEKPLLLFQKLKETGHKPVFMLRHIKDIKSPVYVAHTKQAQKLGLPPNTTATLLPKIKPATETSLSPTKPNTLKPDIPRTEDGQTPNGTAFPELPSPGLRDGDGGGRAPNGQLVDPDGSVVDVTYGVAIYPYCRDREDEFDVPVGSTYVIRSKNKGWYIVNRDPDATGIPNSYTQGWVPAGCLLELSQPMSIISPSPDGQIAPYPGLAPLPPSHIISSSYAGFVLMDYDSKGDDELTLKEGEKVRVYKKYCHWSYVIRNETGERGWVPAWFVGKTSITIPVGMREAETAVKPKPSLGSKSTNIKLDQGAIDGEANEDKSKDEVGEK, from the exons GGGCTTGGACAATATGAGGCGGCGATACATG AACATGGAATCGCTGGCGATGTCCTGGTCGCCCTCGATCATGAAACTCTTCAAGATATGGGAATGTCCAGCGTCGGTCATCGACTAATGCTTCTACGAGCTGTCTATGAGTTAAAAATGGAGCAAGGGCTAGAAATAGGAGATGACGAATGGAGACCACCAG AAATAGAAGATCGCGACCGCTTGGAAGCGGGAAGACTGCTGGAGGTCGTACGGCAACAGC AGGAAAGGCTATCCCTGATAGAAAGAGATCATGATCTGTTGAGAGCTgctttggaggaaagagggataTCTGTACCACACGTTCAGTATGAGACTGAGGAAACTCTGGCGGGGTCTATCTCAAGAAGGCCGGATGAACTCGGAAGGTCGAACAGCTACAAGTGGAGAGATTTCAAGGATAGTGACAGTGCAGAGCTTGCTCCT AGCACCTCAAAACCGCGTCCTGAACAGCTTTTCCCGGCCTCTTTAGCATCCTCCGCCCTTGCCTCATCCCTCAACGCACCTCTTTCATCAAACTCTGCCACTTTTCACGATAGCTTCACCCCAACAACCTCTAACCACAATTATGTGGACTCTCCCGTAGCAAGTAACGCTGACAGAAGAGATGGTCGACCAATAAATAGAGTCCTCACGGAATCGTCAAATCTCGCCAGCAGTACTTCCAGCTCTCCCAGCATGACTCCACCTGCATTGTCATCACAATCcctctccgcctcttccaccaaaCTCTCGTCATATCCTTCTGTATCATCTTCGGCCCCTGTCCCAGGGCCGTCAACTCATTCCGCAAACCCATCAGATAGAGAGAGATCGAGAGCAAAGGATGCAGCGAGAAGCGCCGCCAAATCTTTCAGAGTGACTTTAGAGGATCCCTGCTGGAAAGTGTTGCCTGCAGCTTTGAAAAAATATAAGATTAATGATGATTGGCGGCTATATGCGTTATTCATTTGTTACGATAGTACCGGAGAGTCTACGG AACGGTGCCTGAGTTACGATGAGAAGCCGTTGTTACTGTTTCAGAAGCTAAAAGAAACAGGTCACAAACCAGTCTTCATGCTTCGTCACATT AAAGATATAAAATCACCCGTATACGTCGCCCATACAAAACAAGCCCAAAAGCTTGGCCTTCCTCCCAACACCACAGctactcttctcccaaaGATCAAACCTGCCACTGAGACCTCCTTGTCCCCAACGAAACCCAACACCCTCAAACCTGATATTCCTCGTACGGAAGATGGGCAAACACCGAATGGCACAGCTTTCCCCGAACTACCAAGCCCGGGGCTTAGAGATGGAGACGGCGGAGGGCGCGCGCCAAATGGGCAGCTGGTTGATCCCGATGGTTCGGTGGTAGATGTGACATACGGAGTGGCTATCTACCC ATATTGTCGAgatagagaagatgagTTTGACGTGCCTGT TGGGTCGACATATGTCATTCGTTCTAAAAATAAGGGTTGGTATATTGTCAATCGCGATCCTGATGCGACAGGTATACCCAATAGCTATACACAAGGCTGGGTACCAGCAG GATGTCTACTTGAGCTCAGTCAACCTATGTCGATCATCTCACCTTCACCTGACGGACAAATCGCTCCCTACCCCGGTTtagctcctcttccaccctcTCATATCATCTCAAGTAGTTATGCTGGGTTTGTGCTGATGGATTATGACTCAAAGGGGGACGACGAATTGACTCtgaaagagggagagaaggttAGGGTCTACAAGAAATATTGTCATTG GAGCTATGT AATTCGTAACGAAACTGGTGAGCGAGGCTGGGTGCCTGCATGGTTTGTTGGGAAGACTTCCATCACCATTCCAGTTGGCATGCGCGAAGCCGAAACTGCTGTTAAACCCAAGCCGTCTTTGGGATCGAAGTCTACAAACATAAAGTTAGACCAAGGGGCCATTGATGGTGAGGCAAACGAGGATAAAAGCAAAGATGAAGTTGGGGAAAAGTGA